In a genomic window of Rhododendron vialii isolate Sample 1 chromosome 12a, ASM3025357v1:
- the LOC131311458 gene encoding probable LRR receptor-like serine/threonine-protein kinase At1g74360 gives MSKNKVGASCVELVFFLILISGTTVTGDTLESDKKALLNLKIFLEEHNRVNQGKYSEWNKNQTLSPCAWPGITCSSGRVTGVNLSSSEISGNIFGNFSALTALNHLDLSSNTIGGRLPTDLGQCHGLKVLNLSHNIISGELNLTRLNNLEILDLATNRFSGAIQLTFPAICNKLVVANLSTNNFTGTIVNGFDSCNNLKFLDLSANRLSGNIWPGFVRLREFSVSENKLVGPISPDFFSERCGLQVLDLSENGFVGEFPKEISNCGELVILNLWGNNFIGQIPEEIGNISGLQGLYLGNNSFSRDIPESLLGLTNLAFLDLSTNNFRGDIQEIFGKFIQVKFLVLHSNSYTGGIYSSGILNLPNISRLDLSFNNFSGPLPVEISQMKSLKFLMLAYNEFDSIIPPEYGNLQSLQALDLSFNKLNGSIPSSLGNLTSLLWLMLANNALTGEIPAELGNCGSLLWLNLANNQLSGKIPPELTNIGLNATPTFEQNRRNDRVTVASGECLAMRRWIPADYPPFSFVYTLLTRKSCRTLWDRLLKGYGIFALCVDGVRTFQMSGYVQLSSNQLSGEVPRDIGKMLKVSMLNLGINGFYGDLPPEIGQMPLAVLNISQNKFSGEIPREIGNIKCLRDLDLSNNNFSGVFPTELNNLNELSKFNVSFNRYITGVIPATGQLATFEKESFLGDPLLSLPSFINNSADHSPTINDEKKLKRKPAKRDSILVFLALVVVFLVCGIVTLVVCLTVESPVEMPGYHLGDTNSQHDSISSSSAFSPWISDTVKVIRLDKTAFTHADILKATGNFSDDRIIGRGGSGTVYRGVLPDGREVAVKKLQREGIEGEKEFRAEMEVLSGNSFGWPHPNLVALYGWCLDGSEKLLVYEYMKGGSLEDLVSDRTMLTWRRRIDIALDVARALVFLHHECFPGIVHRDVKASNVLLDNDGRARVTDFGLARVFDAGGTHVSTMVAGTVGYVAPEYGQTWQATTKGDVYSFGVLAMELATGRRAVDGGEECLVEWARRVMGNGQKGYLSRSMIPVAILGFGLGEAAEGMRELLKVGVRCTEGMPQARPNMKEVLAMLIQISSCQAHSSCGSSSPPSSHCDEGLN, from the exons ATGTCAAAAAACAAAGTCGGGGCTAGCTGTGTCGAATTAGTCTTTTTCTTGATCTTGATTTCAG GTACTACTGTTACTGGAGATACATTGGAGTCTGACAAAAAGGCACTGCTGAACTTGAAAATCTTCCTCGAAGAGCACAATCGCGTAAACCAAGGTAAATACTCTGAATGGAACAAAAATCAGACTTTGTCCCCATGTGCCTGGCCCGGAATCACCTGCTCCAGTGGCCGTGTCACCGGTGTCAACCTCTCAAGCAGCGAAATCTCCGGCAACATATTTGGAAACTTCTCCGCCTTAACTGCCCTCAACCACCTGGACCTCTCCAGTAACACTATTGGTGGTAGATTACCAACCGACTTAGGGCAGTGCCATGGCCTCAAGGTGTTGAACTTGTCTCACAATATCATCAGTGGTGAGCTTAACTTGACTAGACTCAACAACTTGGAAATTCTTGACTTAGCTACAAACCGTTTTTCTGGTGCAATTCAGTTAACTTTCCCGGCTATATGTAATAAGTTGGTTGTAGCCAATTTATCGACCAACAATTTCACTGGCACAATTGTGAATGGATTTGATTCATGCAATAATTTGAAGTTCCTTGACCTGAGTGCCAACAGATTATCGGGCAATATCTGGCCGGGTTTCGTGAGGCTTCGGGAATTTTCAGTTTCCGAAAACAAGTTAGTTGGCCCGATTTCACCTGATTTTTTCTCTGAGAGATGCGGTCTGCAAGTCTTGGACTTGTCggaaaatggttttgttggagAGTTTCCGAAGGAAATTTCAAATTGTGGAGAATTGGTGATTTTGAATCTGTGGGGAAACAATTTCATCGGTCAGATCCCCGAGGAGATTGGCAACATTTCGGGTCTGCAAGGACTTTATTTGGGAAACAATAGCTTCTCCAGAGATATTCCAGAGTCTCTACTTGGATTGACAAACTTGGCCTTTTTGGATTTGAGCACGAACAACTTTAGAGGTGACATACAAGAAATTTTCGGGAAATTCATCCAAGTCAAATTTCTTGTATTGCATTCAAATTCATACACTGGTGGGATATACTCATCAGGAATTCTCAACTTGCCAAATATTTCCAGATTAGATCTAAGCTTCAACAACTTTTCGGGTCCATTACCAGTTGAAATCTCTCAAATGAAGAGCTTGAAGTTCTTGATGCTTGCATACAATGAGTTTGACAGTATTATCCCTCCAGAGTACGGGAATTTGCAAAGCCTCCAAGCTCTTGATCTATCCTTCAACAAGCTAAATGGGTCAATTCCTTCAAGTTTGGGAAACTTGACATCCCTCTTATGGTTAATGCTTGCCAACAATGCCTTAACCGGTGAAATCCCAGCAGAGTTGGGAAACTGTGGGAGCTTGTTATGGCTAAACCTTGCAAACAATCAACTTTCCGGGAAAATCCCCCCCGAGTTGACCAACATTGGCCTCAATGCAACTCCAACTTTTGAGCAAAATCGCAGAAACGATAGGGTGACAGTTGCTTCGGGCGAATGCTTGGCGATGAGGAGGTGGATTCCGGCGGATTACCCTCCATTTAGCTTTGTGTATACACTTCTTACAAGGAAGAGTTGTCGAACCCTTTGGGATCGGTTGCTTAAAGGGTATGGTATATTTGCGCTGTGCGTTGATGGCGTGAGGACGTTTCAGATGTCTGGTTATGTTCAACTCAGCAGCAATCAGTTATCTGGTGAAGTCCCTCGTGATATTGGTAAAATGCTTAAAGTCAGTATGTTGAACTTGGGAATCAATGGATTCTACGGTGATCTCCCTCCGGAGATTGGACAAATGCCACTAGCTGTGCTCAATATTTCGCAGAACAAGTTTTCGGGTGAAATCCCTAGGGAAATTGGGAATATTAAGTGCTTGAGAGACCTTGATTTGTCAAACAACAACTTCTCTGGAGTTTTCCCTACCGAGTTGAACAATTTAAACGAACTTAGCAAGTTCAACGTCTCGTTCAATCGCTACATCACCGGTGTTATCCCAGCAACCGGACAATTAGCAACATTTGAAAAGGAGTCCTTCCTTGGCGACCCACTGTTGAGTCTTCCTTCTTTCATAAACAACTCTGCCGATCATTCTCCAACAATAAATGATGAAAAGAAGTTGAAAAGAAAGCCGGCAAAAAGGGATtcgattttggttttcttggcTTTGGTGGTGGTCTTTTTAGTGTGTGGAATTGTGACACTCGTGGTCTGCCTCACGGTGGAAAGCCCGGTAGAAATGCCCGGATATCACTTGGGGGATACAAATAGCCAACATGACTCTATTTCAAGTTCAAGTGCTTTTTCCCCATGGATTTCAGACACGGTTAAGGTAATCCGATTGGACAAAACGGCTTTTACTCATGCTGACATTTTGAAGGCTACGGGTAACTTCTCGGACGACAGAATTATTGGCAGGGGAGGATCTGGAACCGTATACAGAGGAGTGTTGCCAGATGGGAGAGAAGTAGCAGTGAAGAAGCTACAAAGAGAAGGCATTGAGGGCGAAAAAGAGTTCCGAGCTGAAATGGAGGTTCTCAGTGGAAACAGCTTCGGGTGGCCCCATCCGAACCTCGTGGCACTCTACGGTTGGTGCCTTGACGGGTCTGAAAAATTACTGGTTTACGAGTACATGAAAGGGGGGAGCTTGGAGGATCTAGTTTCTGACCGGACAATGCTGACATGGCGGAGGCGGATCGATATCGCGTTAGACGTGGCACGTGCCCTAGTATTCCTACACCATGAGTGCTTCCCTGGTATTGTACACCGTGACGTCAAAGCTAGCAATGTTTTGCTTGATAATGACGGGAGGGCCCGTGTGACAGATTTCGGCCTAGCTAGGGTTTTTGATGCCGGAGGAACCCATGTTAGCACGATGGTGGCGGGGACTGTTGGATACGTTGCGCCAGAATATGGGCAGACGTGGCAAGCCACTACTAAAGGCGATGTTTACAGCTTTGGAGTGCTAGCAATGGAGCTAGCCACCGGGAGGCGTGCAGTGGATGGAGGGGAAGAGTGTTTGGTGGAATGGGCTAGAAGGGTTATGGGAAATGGGCAAAAAGGTTATCTCAGTCGATCTATGATACCGGTAgcaattttgggttttgggcttGGAGAGGCGGCGGAGGGGATGCGCGAGTTACTAAAGGTTGGGGTGAGGTGCACGGAGGGCATGCCACAGGCTAGGCCAAACATGAAGGAGGTCCTAGCCATGTTGATTCAGATTTCTAGCTGTCAGGCGCATAGCAGTTGTGGATCCTCTTCTCCTCCCTCATCTCATTGTGATGAAGGCTTAAATTAA
- the LOC131311464 gene encoding uncharacterized protein LOC131311464 isoform X2: MVAKKREIVVRRGSSTQRQRASAGPKPRPSQAATRSGGARTLLTTSSASGSSTASVASALSGESVAENCQILQSRVNRFKGNKDEVDTTQLKGYSCDIKFTDKELDIIEMAVYGDVIRPGNQCRCRTVAEMLGKYKSKDSTAACKLPQSSESL; the protein is encoded by the exons atGGTAGCGAAAAAGAGGGAAATAGTAGTACGCCGAGGTTCTTCAACACAAAGGCAAAGAGCATCTGCTGGGCCAAAGCCAAGACCGTCCCAGGCCGCCACCCGGAGCGGTGGCGCAAGGACGCTGCTGACAACGTCGTCTGCAAGCGGTTCTTCAACTGCCTCGGTTGCCTCTGCTTTGA GTGGTGAATCTGTTGCAGAAAACTGTCAGATTCTGCAAAGCAGGGTAAATAGATTCAAAGGAAATAAAGATGAGGTGGATACTACCCAATTGAAAGGCTACTCTTGTGATATCAAGTTTACAG ATAAAGAGCTTGACATTATTGAAATGGCTGTTTATGGGGATGTAATCCGGCCAGGAAATCAGTGTCGTTGTAGAACTGTTGCAGAAATGCTTGGCAAATACAAGTCTAAAGACAGCACGGCGGCTTGCAAGTTGCCACAGAGTAGCGAGTCCTTGTAG
- the LOC131311464 gene encoding uncharacterized protein LOC131311464 isoform X1 gives MGSSSSPSGGGGGGNGSEKEGNSSTPRFFNTKAKSICWAKAKTVPGRHPERWRKDAADNVVCKRFFNCLGCLCFEYDHIIPYSKGGESVAENCQILQSRVNRFKGNKDEVDTTQLKGYSCDIKFTDKELDIIEMAVYGDVIRPGNQCRCRTVAEMLGKYKSKDSTAACKLPQSSESL, from the exons atgggttcttcttcttccccaagtggtggcggtggtggtggcaatGGTAGCGAAAAAGAGGGAAATAGTAGTACGCCGAGGTTCTTCAACACAAAGGCAAAGAGCATCTGCTGGGCCAAAGCCAAGACCGTCCCAGGCCGCCACCCGGAGCGGTGGCGCAAGGACGCTGCTGACAACGTCGTCTGCAAGCGGTTCTTCAACTGCCTCGGTTGCCTCTGCTTTGAGTACGATCACATCATCCCTTACTccaaag GTGGTGAATCTGTTGCAGAAAACTGTCAGATTCTGCAAAGCAGGGTAAATAGATTCAAAGGAAATAAAGATGAGGTGGATACTACCCAATTGAAAGGCTACTCTTGTGATATCAAGTTTACAG ATAAAGAGCTTGACATTATTGAAATGGCTGTTTATGGGGATGTAATCCGGCCAGGAAATCAGTGTCGTTGTAGAACTGTTGCAGAAATGCTTGGCAAATACAAGTCTAAAGACAGCACGGCGGCTTGCAAGTTGCCACAGAGTAGCGAGTCCTTGTAG